The following are from one region of the Desulfovibrio sp. Huiquan2017 genome:
- a CDS encoding exodeoxyribonuclease III: MIIYSWNVNGYRAVLKKDFRDWLDGCGGDVVMLQETKVEPDQLAPEEREPDSFSNHYWNWSKKKKGYSGVACFSNPEPLAWDTGLPDERFRDEGRVLHLEYPDFHLFNIYFPNGQMSDERLDFKMGFYDTFLEHAESLRKTKPIVVGGDFNTAHREIDLKNPKANSERSGFLPVERAWIDKFIEHGYVDTFRLFEDGPHHYSWWSYRFNARKNNAGWRIDYFFVSEELKDKVVRAWIEPDVLGSDHCPIGVEIDV, encoded by the coding sequence ATGATCATCTATTCCTGGAACGTCAACGGCTACCGGGCCGTGCTCAAGAAGGATTTCCGCGACTGGCTGGACGGTTGCGGCGGCGACGTGGTCATGCTTCAGGAGACCAAGGTCGAGCCGGATCAGCTCGCCCCGGAGGAGCGCGAACCCGACTCCTTTTCCAATCACTATTGGAACTGGTCCAAGAAAAAGAAGGGCTATTCCGGCGTGGCCTGCTTCAGCAACCCCGAGCCCCTGGCCTGGGATACCGGACTGCCCGACGAGCGCTTCCGCGACGAGGGCCGCGTGCTGCACCTCGAATACCCGGATTTCCACCTCTTCAACATCTATTTCCCCAACGGCCAGATGTCCGACGAGCGCCTCGATTTCAAGATGGGCTTCTACGACACCTTCCTCGAACACGCCGAAAGCCTGCGCAAGACCAAGCCCATCGTGGTCGGCGGCGATTTCAACACCGCCCACAGGGAAATCGACCTCAAGAACCCCAAGGCAAACAGTGAGCGGTCCGGCTTCCTGCCCGTGGAACGCGCCTGGATCGACAAGTTCATCGAGCACGGTTACGTGGATACCTTCCGGCTGTTCGAGGACGGCCCGCACCACTATTCCTGGTGGTCCTACCGCTTCAACGCCCGCAAGAACAACGCGGGATGGCGTATCGACTACTTCTTTGTGTCCGAGGAACTCAAGGACAAGGTCGTCCGCGCCTGGATCGAACCCGACGTCCTCGGCTCCGACCACTGCCCCATCGGCGTGGAAATCGACGTGTAA
- a CDS encoding DJ-1/PfpI family protein, which produces MAAKKILMLVGDFVEDYEAMVPYQMLLMVGHTVHTVCPGKKAGEFVATAVHDFEGHQTYSEKPGHNFGVTTTFEEIKAEDYDALVLPGGRAPEYLRLNPDVIKCVQHFAKAGKPIAAVCHGPQILTAADVIKGKTCTAYPAVKPDIDGAGATWCEVNATASNACVDGNIVTAPAWPAHPEWMRAFLKVLGSTIEP; this is translated from the coding sequence ATGGCTGCCAAGAAAATACTGATGCTGGTCGGCGACTTCGTGGAAGATTACGAGGCCATGGTTCCCTATCAGATGCTCCTGATGGTCGGGCATACGGTCCACACCGTCTGCCCGGGCAAGAAAGCGGGCGAGTTCGTGGCCACGGCTGTGCACGATTTCGAAGGGCACCAGACCTACTCCGAGAAACCGGGCCACAATTTCGGGGTGACCACCACCTTCGAGGAGATCAAGGCCGAGGACTACGACGCCCTGGTCCTCCCCGGCGGCCGCGCCCCGGAATACCTGCGCCTCAACCCGGACGTAATCAAGTGCGTGCAGCACTTCGCCAAGGCGGGCAAGCCCATCGCGGCCGTCTGCCACGGTCCGCAGATCCTGACCGCCGCCGACGTGATCAAGGGCAAGACCTGCACGGCGTATCCCGCGGTCAAGCCCGACATCGACGGCGCCGGGGCCACTTGGTGCGAGGTCAACGCCACGGCCTCCAATGCCTGCGTGGACGGCAACATTGTTACCGCCCCCGCCTGGCCCGCCCATCCCGAGTGGATGCGCGCCTTCCTGAAGGTCCTTGGTTCGACCATCGAACCGTAG
- a CDS encoding aminoacetone oxidase family FAD-binding enzyme, protein MSRFDAIILGAGASGLWCAMTAGARGRKVALLDHGAKTARKVRVSGGGKCNFTNLDVSPSHYLCANPHFVKSALARLSPWDVVGFLGEHGVTFEERDHGQLFTLEGAGRVAGALQERCTRTGVEFLIGREIGQVSGNGPFSVEFGGETVTGDSLVLALGGPSWPQVGATDLGFRLAGQFGLALTPTRPGLVPLVFPKKRQALCAEMAGNALPATVETGGARFTDPLLFTHRGVSGPAALQASSYWREHQLVTIDFLPGLPLEDFLTENRASNQQLRNLLARVLPKRLPPLLLDAPLAEAQVSQLSKAQIEAACEAIHRFAITPSGTEGYAKAEVTVGGVDTARISSKTMAARDVPGLYVIGETLDVTGHLGGFNLHWAFASGAACGSVL, encoded by the coding sequence ATGAGCCGATTCGACGCCATCATCCTCGGAGCCGGGGCCTCGGGCCTGTGGTGCGCCATGACCGCCGGAGCGCGCGGACGCAAGGTCGCACTCCTCGACCACGGGGCCAAGACGGCCCGCAAGGTGCGCGTGTCCGGCGGAGGCAAATGCAACTTCACGAATCTGGACGTCTCGCCCTCGCACTACCTCTGCGCCAACCCTCACTTCGTGAAATCCGCCCTGGCCCGGCTCTCGCCGTGGGATGTGGTCGGTTTTCTGGGGGAACACGGCGTCACTTTTGAGGAGCGCGACCACGGCCAGCTCTTCACGCTCGAAGGCGCGGGCCGGGTGGCCGGAGCTCTGCAGGAGCGCTGCACGCGGACGGGCGTGGAATTTTTGATTGGACGGGAGATCGGACAGGTATCCGGCAACGGCCCGTTTTCCGTGGAGTTCGGCGGCGAGACCGTGACCGGCGACAGCCTGGTGCTGGCCCTGGGCGGCCCTTCCTGGCCGCAGGTCGGGGCCACGGACCTGGGCTTCCGGCTGGCCGGGCAATTCGGCCTCGCCCTCACCCCGACCCGGCCCGGCCTGGTGCCGCTGGTCTTTCCGAAAAAGCGGCAAGCCCTGTGCGCGGAGATGGCGGGCAACGCCCTGCCCGCCACAGTGGAAACGGGCGGCGCACGCTTCACCGATCCCCTGCTCTTCACCCACCGGGGCGTGTCCGGCCCGGCCGCACTCCAGGCATCCAGCTACTGGCGTGAGCACCAACTCGTGACCATCGACTTCCTGCCCGGCCTGCCGTTGGAGGATTTTCTCACCGAAAACCGCGCCTCCAACCAGCAGTTGCGCAACCTCCTGGCCCGCGTCCTGCCCAAACGGCTACCGCCCCTGCTCCTGGACGCCCCCCTGGCCGAGGCGCAGGTCAGCCAACTGTCCAAGGCGCAAATCGAGGCGGCCTGCGAGGCCATCCACCGCTTCGCCATCACCCCGTCCGGCACCGAGGGCTACGCCAAGGCCGAAGTCACGGTCGGCGGCGTGGACACGGCCCGCATCTCCTCCAAGACCATGGCGGCCCGCGACGTGCCCGGATTATATGTAATAGGGGAAACACTCGACGTGACCGGCCATTTAGGCGGCTTCAATTTGCATTGGGCGTTCGCGTCGGGTGCCGCTTGCGGAAGCGTCCTCTAA
- the purT gene encoding formate-dependent phosphoribosylglycinamide formyltransferase has translation MTVLGTAKTASAKKMMLLGGGELGKEVVIEAQRLGIETIVVDRYEDTPAMQVAHRSYTMSMLDGDALRRVITEEKPDYIVPEIEAIATSTLVELEEEGFNVVPTAKATKLTMDREGIRRLAAEEVGLTTSPYRFADTEEEYRAAVAEIGIPCVVKPIMSSSGKGQSTVKSEADIQKAWDYSQSGGRTGEGRVIIEKFIPFDYEITLLTVRHVDGTSFCEPIGHRQENGDYRESWQPQPMSEATLAKAQEYARKITDALGGRGLFGVELFVKDGDVIFSEVSPRPHDTGLVTVISQDLSEFALHVRAVLGLPIPGIRQYGAAASSVILSNGTSVKPAFDGLGVALREADTKVLIFGKGECAGVRRLGVALALADDVETAVEKAKRVSSAVTVLY, from the coding sequence ATGACAGTATTGGGAACGGCCAAAACCGCATCGGCAAAGAAAATGATGCTCCTTGGTGGCGGCGAGCTTGGCAAGGAAGTTGTGATCGAAGCGCAGCGTCTCGGCATCGAGACGATTGTGGTCGATCGTTATGAAGATACCCCTGCCATGCAGGTGGCCCACCGCTCTTACACCATGTCCATGTTGGATGGCGACGCGCTTCGCCGGGTCATTACGGAAGAGAAGCCGGACTATATTGTGCCCGAGATCGAGGCTATTGCCACGTCTACTTTGGTCGAGCTGGAAGAAGAGGGATTCAATGTCGTCCCGACCGCCAAGGCGACGAAGCTGACAATGGATCGTGAAGGCATTCGGCGTCTTGCCGCCGAGGAGGTCGGCCTGACCACCTCGCCGTACCGCTTTGCCGATACGGAAGAGGAATACCGGGCGGCAGTGGCTGAAATCGGTATCCCCTGCGTGGTCAAACCCATCATGAGTTCTTCCGGAAAAGGGCAGTCCACGGTGAAAAGCGAGGCTGATATCCAAAAGGCCTGGGATTATTCCCAGTCCGGCGGCCGTACCGGTGAAGGGCGTGTCATCATCGAAAAGTTTATCCCCTTTGATTACGAGATCACCCTGTTGACCGTGCGGCACGTTGATGGAACCTCGTTTTGCGAGCCGATCGGACACCGGCAGGAGAATGGGGATTACCGTGAGTCCTGGCAGCCGCAACCCATGAGCGAGGCGACCCTTGCGAAGGCTCAGGAATATGCCCGCAAGATCACGGACGCTCTCGGTGGACGTGGCCTTTTTGGGGTTGAACTCTTTGTGAAAGATGGTGATGTCATCTTCAGTGAAGTGTCCCCTCGTCCTCACGATACCGGCCTGGTCACTGTCATCTCTCAGGATTTAAGCGAATTCGCCTTGCATGTGAGAGCTGTTTTGGGCTTGCCTATTCCGGGTATCCGGCAATACGGAGCCGCCGCTTCGAGTGTGATTTTATCCAACGGCACCTCGGTCAAGCCCGCCTTTGATGGCCTTGGCGTCGCGCTTCGTGAGGCGGATACAAAGGTTCTGATCTTCGGGAAAGGCGAATGCGCCGGAGTCCGTCGTCTCGGCGTTGCCTTGGCCCTTGCCGACGACGTTGAGACTGCCGTAGAGAAGGCAAAAAGAGTTTCTTCCGCCGTAACTGTTTTGTATTAG
- the rdgB gene encoding RdgB/HAM1 family non-canonical purine NTP pyrophosphatase, with the protein MDTIVLATNNKGKIRELSVMLEPFGVAVKSLAEFPEIGDIPETGETFLDNAFIKARAVAKITGMVAVADDSGIEIDALGGRPGVYSARYAGEQHDDRDNNEKMLAEMKDVPDDKRTGRYRCVMAASAPNGTEIHADGAYEITVGHGYKGKGGFGYDVIVIDPESGLHVAELDPEVKNGRSHRGKAMKKLLEQWPGFWEKANK; encoded by the coding sequence ATGGATACCATCGTTCTGGCGACCAACAACAAGGGCAAGATCCGGGAGCTGTCCGTCATGCTCGAGCCCTTCGGGGTGGCCGTGAAGAGCCTGGCCGAATTCCCGGAGATCGGCGATATTCCCGAAACCGGCGAGACCTTTCTGGACAACGCCTTCATCAAGGCGCGCGCCGTGGCCAAGATCACCGGCATGGTGGCCGTGGCCGATGACTCGGGCATCGAGATCGACGCCCTGGGCGGCCGCCCCGGCGTCTACTCCGCGCGCTATGCGGGCGAGCAGCACGACGACCGCGACAACAACGAGAAGATGCTGGCCGAAATGAAGGACGTGCCCGACGACAAACGCACGGGCCGCTACCGCTGCGTCATGGCCGCCTCCGCGCCCAACGGCACGGAGATCCATGCGGACGGGGCCTACGAGATCACCGTCGGCCACGGCTACAAGGGCAAGGGCGGTTTCGGCTATGACGTCATCGTCATCGACCCCGAGTCCGGTCTGCACGTGGCCGAGCTCGACCCCGAGGTCAAGAACGGCCGCTCCCACCGGGGCAAGGCCATGAAGAAGCTGTTGGAGCAGTGGCCCGGGTTTTGGGAGAAAGCCAACAAATAG
- a CDS encoding ATP-binding protein, whose amino-acid sequence MIEGSVVDDKRYIIGVIGDIPALLAFWEMFKDRSNDEILKEIGVVAVALPGEAVLPEAHDSGRIIPTYAGYKAMLEKHPEINMVIEATGRPSLVYELRKYLPPSITLVERGAAHFFINLLASNRMWVACKVDLLQTQNMLKTIIDQMDQEILFLDRTGKVLGMNQTVLDRSGLPKRVLEGKSYCEIFSQSGENECEKWEDPFEKTLRTRAPAESTTSFVDPDGRVQYFRVYTSPVADEDGAINHVVAIRRDITHRRAMENRLQQAERLASIGELSTYMAHEIRNPLFSISGFANSLMREKDVSDKAREKLSIILDESRRLDEVLRSLLNFTRPTEARVAEVDLNEVVSATMDVMQLPCSNQNVEPHISLDEGMAKVHANPDMIKQCLINLIKNGLEAMSSGGKLFVTTTMSQDMAMLAVEDTGMGIPLDIRDKIFSPFFSTKDKGVGLGLAQIHKIVGELGGRVDLISMEGVGTKVTLYLPPILAVEDSGDSA is encoded by the coding sequence ATGATTGAAGGTTCCGTCGTGGACGACAAGCGCTACATTATCGGCGTGATCGGGGATATCCCCGCGCTGCTGGCCTTCTGGGAGATGTTCAAGGATCGGAGCAACGACGAGATCCTCAAGGAAATCGGCGTGGTGGCCGTGGCTCTGCCGGGCGAGGCCGTGCTCCCCGAAGCCCATGATTCGGGCCGCATCATCCCCACCTATGCGGGCTACAAGGCCATGCTGGAGAAGCATCCCGAGATCAACATGGTCATCGAGGCCACGGGCCGACCGAGCCTGGTCTACGAACTGCGCAAATATCTGCCCCCGTCCATCACCCTGGTAGAGCGCGGCGCGGCGCATTTCTTCATCAACCTGCTGGCCTCCAACCGGATGTGGGTGGCCTGCAAGGTGGATCTGTTGCAGACCCAGAACATGCTCAAGACCATCATCGACCAGATGGACCAGGAAATCCTCTTTCTGGACCGGACCGGCAAGGTCCTCGGCATGAACCAGACCGTGCTGGACCGCTCCGGCCTGCCCAAGCGCGTCCTGGAGGGCAAGAGCTACTGCGAGATCTTTTCCCAGTCCGGCGAGAACGAATGCGAGAAGTGGGAGGACCCCTTCGAAAAGACCCTGCGCACCCGCGCTCCCGCCGAGTCCACCACCAGCTTCGTGGACCCCGACGGGCGGGTCCAGTATTTCCGGGTATACACCAGCCCGGTGGCCGACGAGGACGGCGCGATCAACCACGTGGTCGCCATCCGCCGCGACATCACCCATCGCCGGGCCATGGAGAATCGGCTGCAACAGGCGGAGCGGCTGGCCTCCATCGGCGAGCTGTCCACCTACATGGCCCATGAAATCCGCAACCCGCTTTTCTCCATCAGCGGCTTCGCCAATTCGCTCATGCGCGAGAAGGATGTGAGCGACAAGGCGCGCGAGAAACTGTCCATCATCCTGGACGAGTCCCGGCGGCTGGACGAGGTCCTGCGCAGCCTGCTCAATTTCACCCGGCCCACCGAGGCCCGGGTGGCCGAAGTGGACCTGAACGAGGTGGTCTCGGCCACCATGGACGTCATGCAGTTGCCGTGCTCCAACCAGAATGTGGAGCCGCACATCTCCCTGGATGAAGGCATGGCCAAGGTCCACGCCAACCCGGACATGATCAAGCAGTGTCTCATCAATCTCATCAAGAACGGCCTGGAGGCCATGTCCTCGGGCGGCAAGCTGTTCGTGACCACGACCATGAGCCAGGATATGGCCATGCTCGCCGTGGAGGACACCGGCATGGGCATCCCGCTGGACATCCGCGACAAGATCTTCAGTCCGTTTTTCTCCACCAAGGACAAGGGCGTGGGCCTGGGCCTGGCCCAGATTCACAAGATTGTGGGCGAGCTGGGAGGCCGGGTGGACCTGATCTCCATGGAGGGGGTCGGCACCAAGGTGACCCTGTACCTGCCGCCCATCCTGGCGGTTGAAGATTCCGGCGACTCCGCGTAG
- the rimO gene encoding 30S ribosomal protein S12 methylthiotransferase RimO: MPKAAPPVRTYTVSLGCPKNRVDTERLLGALGPRMVPADNAAEADLVLVNTCGFIQPAIEESVATILDVVGEAAEAFAKTGRRPLLCVAGCLVSRYGDDLKSELPEVDLWLNTEQIEQWPAMAARALDVRLSGDTPRSLSTGPSYAYLKVSEGCSHNCRFCTIPSIRGPHRSWPVDFLLNEARLLAGQVPEIIVVGQDSTAYGSDLGPGNDLPALFKGLAAIPGLDWLRIMYLYPAGLTESLLGLLRDTGAPFLPYFDIPLQHAHPEVLGSMGRPFARNPEKVVERVRKFFPEAALRTTFIVGYPGETEDHFQTLMDFVRNTRFHHLGVFPYWAEEGTPAAAMADQVPEAVKLDRRDRLMALQAEISAEILEGYVGETVPVVIERESEEWPGLYVGRAWFQAPEVDGVTYVGAPPDARLEPGVILDVEIEKADTYDLSGLV, from the coding sequence ATGCCGAAAGCCGCCCCTCCCGTGCGAACATACACCGTCAGCCTGGGCTGCCCCAAGAACCGGGTGGATACCGAGCGGCTGCTCGGCGCGCTCGGACCGCGCATGGTCCCGGCGGACAATGCGGCCGAAGCCGACCTGGTGCTGGTCAACACCTGCGGCTTCATCCAACCCGCCATCGAGGAGTCCGTGGCCACCATCCTGGATGTGGTGGGCGAGGCCGCCGAAGCCTTCGCCAAAACGGGACGCAGGCCGCTTCTCTGCGTGGCCGGATGCCTGGTCTCGCGCTACGGCGACGACCTCAAGAGCGAGTTGCCCGAAGTGGACCTGTGGCTGAACACCGAACAAATCGAGCAATGGCCCGCCATGGCCGCCCGCGCCCTCGACGTCCGGCTGTCCGGCGACACCCCGCGCAGCCTGTCCACCGGCCCGTCATACGCCTACCTCAAGGTCTCGGAAGGGTGCTCCCACAACTGCCGATTCTGCACCATCCCATCCATCCGGGGCCCGCACAGAAGCTGGCCCGTGGATTTCCTCCTGAACGAAGCCCGGCTGCTGGCCGGACAAGTGCCCGAGATCATCGTGGTGGGCCAGGATTCCACGGCCTACGGCTCGGACCTCGGCCCGGGCAACGACCTGCCCGCCCTGTTCAAGGGGTTGGCCGCCATTCCCGGCCTCGACTGGCTGCGCATCATGTACCTCTACCCCGCCGGGCTGACCGAATCCCTGCTCGGACTGCTGCGCGACACGGGCGCGCCGTTTCTGCCCTATTTCGACATCCCCTTGCAGCACGCCCACCCGGAGGTGCTCGGTTCCATGGGCCGCCCGTTCGCCCGCAACCCGGAAAAAGTCGTGGAGCGGGTGCGCAAATTCTTCCCCGAGGCCGCCCTGCGCACCACCTTCATCGTCGGCTACCCAGGCGAGACCGAGGATCATTTCCAAACCCTCATGGACTTTGTCCGCAACACCCGGTTCCACCACCTCGGGGTCTTCCCCTATTGGGCCGAGGAAGGCACGCCCGCGGCCGCCATGGCCGACCAGGTCCCGGAAGCGGTCAAGCTGGACCGCCGCGACCGGCTCATGGCCCTCCAGGCCGAGATCAGCGCCGAAATCCTGGAAGGATACGTGGGCGAGACCGTGCCCGTTGTCATCGAACGGGAGTCGGAGGAATGGCCCGGCCTGTATGTCGGGCGGGCATGGTTCCAGGCCCCGGAGGTGGACGGGGTGACCTATGTCGGCGCTCCGCCCGACGCCCGCCTGGAGCCGGGCGTGATTCTCGACGTCGAGATAGAGAAGGCCGACACGTATGATCTTTCGGGGCTCGTGTAG
- a CDS encoding B12-binding domain-containing radical SAM protein: protein MTRPVFPHIPRSSLPGREDGPFVLGINPWITDFAAFNVWSRPAGLLACLDMLRAAGASVALLDCLDPTWRSDPERGLKWPKTGKYGTGHYPKEAIAPPTPLAFMDRRYSRYGLPRQRIVEALEALDPVPDAVLVTTIMTYWYPGALDILDVCAELWPDTPRFLGGTYATLCGDHARTHAKAHLLQGPLETSANWARLCDLIDFDAAQPTGNKALSLALDLYADPAYSILLGSRGCPFHCEYCASHALYPHFRQGAPNAVMATIRAEYDRGVRDFAFYDDALLVNPDRWLWPVLDRIAGSDMDLRLHTPNAMHVRHLTPEVCARLKAAGLTTVRLGLETTDFDHRHDVKLTREQWEAGARNLVAAGFDLDDIGVYILFGLPGQDLGNVEQAVRHVRGYGFRPHLAHYTPIPGSPMFDTACAASPYPIGDEPLFQNNSIWPCVPGGFNWDEARRWKQLLHGEAG from the coding sequence ATGACCCGGCCCGTCTTTCCGCATATTCCCCGGTCGAGCCTCCCCGGCCGGGAAGACGGCCCGTTCGTCCTGGGCATCAATCCATGGATCACCGACTTCGCGGCCTTCAACGTCTGGTCGCGTCCGGCCGGACTGCTCGCCTGCCTGGATATGCTTCGCGCCGCCGGGGCCTCGGTGGCTCTCCTGGATTGCCTGGACCCCACCTGGCGGTCCGACCCCGAGCGCGGCCTCAAGTGGCCCAAGACCGGCAAGTACGGTACTGGCCATTATCCCAAGGAAGCAATCGCCCCGCCCACGCCGCTGGCGTTCATGGACCGCCGCTACTCGCGCTATGGTCTGCCCCGCCAGCGGATCGTCGAGGCCCTGGAGGCCCTCGATCCCGTCCCGGACGCCGTGCTGGTCACGACCATCATGACCTATTGGTACCCGGGCGCGCTGGACATTCTCGACGTCTGCGCGGAACTGTGGCCCGACACTCCGCGTTTCCTTGGCGGCACCTACGCCACCCTGTGCGGAGACCATGCCCGGACCCACGCCAAGGCCCACCTCCTGCAAGGGCCGCTGGAAACATCCGCCAACTGGGCCAGGCTCTGTGACTTGATTGATTTTGATGCCGCACAACCTACCGGGAACAAGGCCCTTTCATTGGCTCTCGACCTTTATGCCGATCCGGCCTATTCCATTCTGCTCGGTTCGCGAGGCTGTCCCTTTCACTGCGAATACTGCGCCAGCCATGCCCTGTATCCCCATTTCCGCCAGGGCGCGCCCAACGCCGTCATGGCAACCATACGGGCGGAGTACGACCGGGGCGTGCGCGATTTCGCCTTTTACGACGACGCGCTGTTGGTCAACCCGGACCGCTGGCTCTGGCCGGTCCTGGATCGCATCGCGGGCTCGGACATGGACTTGCGGCTGCACACGCCCAACGCCATGCACGTGCGCCATCTCACTCCCGAGGTCTGCGCCCGTCTCAAGGCGGCCGGGCTGACCACGGTCCGCCTGGGGCTGGAGACCACGGATTTCGACCATCGTCACGACGTCAAGCTGACCCGCGAACAGTGGGAGGCGGGGGCGAGGAATCTTGTTGCGGCGGGCTTCGATCTCGACGACATCGGCGTGTACATCCTCTTCGGTTTGCCCGGCCAGGACTTGGGCAACGTGGAGCAGGCGGTTCGCCATGTGCGCGGCTATGGGTTCCGTCCTCATTTGGCGCATTACACGCCCATCCCCGGCTCGCCCATGTTCGACACGGCCTGCGCGGCGAGCCCGTACCCCATCGGGGACGAGCCGCTCTTCCAGAATAATTCCATCTGGCCCTGCGTGCCCGGCGGTTTCAACTGGGACGAGGCCAGGCGATGGAAGCAATTGCTCCATGGAGAGGCCGGATAG
- a CDS encoding polyphenol oxidase family protein: protein MAAIAFFPFQFVDVPQVACAFTSRQGGVSEPPHDSANISFDVNDDPGAVAANRRAVFTRMGLTGWCELNQVHGDVIDFDPTPHAPEEHATADGDGMTTAEPGHGLVIKTADCQPILLAHRSGRFVAGLHAGWRGNKMDFPGSGVRRFCEHYGLKPRDVFAVRGPSLGPGAAQFVNFQTDFGPAFRPWYDPKTRTMDLWRLTRDQLMDAGVPEKQIFGMDLCTMTMDETFFSYRKACASPVRDTGRQCGIIWIRP from the coding sequence ATGGCGGCCATAGCTTTTTTCCCTTTTCAGTTCGTGGATGTCCCGCAGGTGGCCTGTGCCTTCACCTCCCGCCAGGGGGGCGTGTCCGAGCCGCCTCACGACTCGGCCAACATCTCCTTCGACGTGAACGACGACCCCGGAGCCGTGGCCGCCAACCGACGGGCGGTCTTCACGCGCATGGGGTTGACCGGCTGGTGTGAACTCAATCAAGTGCACGGCGACGTGATCGACTTTGACCCCACGCCCCATGCGCCCGAGGAGCACGCCACGGCGGACGGCGACGGCATGACCACGGCCGAGCCGGGCCATGGCCTGGTCATCAAGACCGCCGATTGCCAGCCCATCCTGTTGGCTCACCGCTCGGGCCGGTTCGTGGCCGGGCTGCACGCGGGCTGGCGCGGCAACAAGATGGATTTTCCCGGCTCGGGCGTGCGCCGCTTCTGCGAACACTACGGCTTGAAGCCCCGCGACGTCTTTGCCGTGCGCGGTCCGTCCCTGGGCCCGGGCGCGGCCCAGTTCGTCAACTTCCAAACCGACTTCGGCCCCGCGTTCCGCCCCTGGTACGACCCGAAGACCCGGACCATGGACCTCTGGCGGCTGACCCGCGACCAGCTTATGGACGCGGGCGTGCCGGAGAAACAGATCTTCGGCATGGACCTGTGCACCATGACCATGGACGAGACCTTCTTTTCCTACAGGAAGGCGTGCGCCAGCCCGGTGCGGGACACCGGGAGGCAGTGCGGGATTATCTGGATCAGGCCCTAG
- a CDS encoding 5-formyltetrahydrofolate cyclo-ligase codes for MEEMEKTTLRKRLMERRAALSADEVARASEGAVSLIRTLYEWKNATEALLYWPVRGEIDLRPLAAELWRRGCRVLFPRCRPDRPGEMDLACAACEDEMTPGAFSILEPDATKCPAEDSCRPQIALIPGVGFDRQGNRLGFGGGYYDRLLARDAMRDTLIVGVGHEFQLVDRVPTQPWDKPVHVVCTDENLWRP; via the coding sequence ATGGAAGAAATGGAGAAGACCACATTGCGGAAGCGCCTCATGGAGCGCCGCGCCGCCCTGTCCGCCGACGAGGTGGCCCGGGCCAGCGAAGGCGCCGTGTCGCTCATCCGCACCCTGTACGAATGGAAGAACGCCACCGAGGCCTTGCTCTACTGGCCGGTGCGCGGCGAAATCGACCTGCGTCCCCTGGCCGCCGAGCTGTGGCGGCGCGGCTGCCGCGTGCTTTTTCCCCGCTGCCGCCCGGACCGGCCCGGCGAGATGGACCTGGCCTGCGCGGCCTGCGAAGACGAAATGACACCCGGCGCATTCTCCATCCTGGAGCCGGACGCGACCAAGTGTCCGGCCGAAGATTCGTGTCGCCCGCAGATCGCGCTCATTCCCGGCGTGGGCTTTGATCGCCAGGGCAACCGGTTGGGTTTCGGCGGCGGGTACTATGACCGGCTGCTGGCCAGGGACGCCATGCGCGACACTCTGATTGTGGGCGTGGGGCACGAGTTCCAGCTTGTCGATCGGGTCCCCACCCAGCCGTGGGACAAGCCGGTCCACGTAGTCTGCACCGACGAGAACTTATGGCGGCCATAG